The following coding sequences lie in one Monomorium pharaonis isolate MP-MQ-018 chromosome 1, ASM1337386v2, whole genome shotgun sequence genomic window:
- the LOC118646770 gene encoding protein ALP1-like, whose amino-acid sequence MSFINKYQVWLQECNQKLLKREQIKRKALIALLINEVQKKKKRNYSKKRYWVEPIFQERKLHGFYHAIFPVITLEDSRFRNYFRMSVTQYEELLCIIAPSLTKQTVIREPIPPAERLSMTLRFLASGDSMTSISYQYLVGLTTVSNIIEETCSAIWNCLVKEVLPSCLKEEDWLDIANEFEHKWNFNHCIGAIDGKHVLIQCPNNAGSSYFNYKHTHSIVLLGICNANYCFTFVDIGAYGRRSDGGIFKDSLIGQKFHNMEMNLPQPRPLTSNGESLPYVLVGDEAFQLTNYLLRPYPGKNLNEERTIYNYRLSRARRTIENTFGIIVSRWRILKRPIICTVEKSMKIIQAIVCLHNWIRKQDTDENQYVTPTIIDREDSDGFIPGSWREEINNSALENITRTGSNNCSRHAMEIREQFCEYFNNEGALTWQYNMC is encoded by the exons atgtcttttattaataaatatcaagtttGGTTACAGGAATGTAatcaaaaattgttaaaaagggaacaaataaaaaggaaagcaCTAATAGCACTTCTTATCAATGaagtacaaaaaaagaaaaaaagaaattattcaaaaaaacgTTATTGGGTCGAACCAATATTTCAAGAACGTAAATTACATGGATTTTATCATGCAATATTTCCTGTAATTACATTAGAAGACAGTAGatttcgaaattattttcgtATGAGTGTAACTCAATATGAAGAATTATTGTGCATAATTGCACCTTCTCTAACTAAACAAACTGTAATTAGGGAACCAATACCACCTGCAGAACGGCTATCTATGACATTAAg atttttGGCGTCTGGTGACTCGATGACTTCAATATCTTACCAATACCTTGTTGGACTAACAACTGTCAGTAATATTATCGAAGAAACATGCAGTGCTATATGGAATTGTTTGGTAAAAGAAGTACTTCCATCCTGTTTAAAAGAAGAAGATTGGTTAGATATTGCAAATGAATTTGAACATAAATGGAATTTTAACCATTGTATTGGGGCAATCGATGGTAAACATGTTCTTATTCAg TGTCCAAATAATGCAGgttcttcttattttaattataagcaCACTCACAGTATTGTTTTACTTGGAATTTGTAATGccaattattgttttacatttgTCGATATTGGTGCTTATGGTCGACGTAGTGATGGAGGTATCTTTAAAGATTCTCTTATAGGTCAAAAATTCCATAATATGGAAATGAATTTACCACAACCACGACCTTTAACATCAAATGGAGAATCATTGCCTTATGTCCTTGTTGGTGATGAAGCTTTTCAACtgacaaattatttacttCGGCCTTACCCTGGGAAAAACTTAAATGAAGAAcgaacaatttataattatcgtCTTAGTCGGGCAAGAAGGACAATAGAAAATACTTTTGGTATTATAGTAAGTCGTTGGAGAATTTTAAAACGACCTATTATTTGCACTGTCGAAAAATCAATGAAGATTATACAAGCAATTGTGTGTCTTCACAATTGGATACGGAAACAGGATACTGATGAAAATCAATATGTAACTCCAACGATAATTGATAGAGAAGATTCTGATGGTTTTATTCCTGGTTCTTggagagaagaaataaataatagtgcTTTGGAAAACATAACGAGAACTGGCAGTAATAATTGTTCTCGTCACGCTATGGAAATTCGCGAACAATtttgtgaatattttaataacgaaGGAGCTCTAACATGGCAATATAATATGTGCTAA
- the LOC118647233 gene encoding uncharacterized protein LOC118647233: MWKKFTLNDNYKWIDLLPDLVSNYNSRKHRTIGMRPVDVTPAVAERLLNTVYSSIKIAGRAKFKVGDSVHVNKFKTVFEKGYTPNWTTEVFKIIKVQHTNPVTYLLEDYRGTSIVEAFYEHELHRATHPNVYLVEKVLRRKGDKVYVKWLGFDDSHNSWIYKDNVIRIFALL, encoded by the coding sequence ATGTGGAAGAAGTTTACACTCAACGATAATTACAAGTGGATTGACCTGTTACCGGATCTCGTGTCAAATTACAACTCTCGGAAACACCGAACGATCGGTATGCGACCCGTCGACGTAACCCCTGCTGTGGCTGAAAGACTCTTGAATACGGTGTACAGCTCGATAAAGATTGCTGGTCGAGCGAAATTTAAAGTCGGTGATTCTGTACACGTGAACAAATTTAAGACAGTCTTTGAAAAGGGTTACACACCGAATTGGACAACCGaagtgtttaaaattattaaagtacagcATACCAATCCCGTAACTTATTTACTAGAGGATTATCGCGGAACATCTATAGTTGAAGCGTTCTACGAGCACGAGTTGCATCGTGCGACTCACCCGAACGTATATCTCGTGGAGAAAGTATTGCGCAGGAAGGGTGACAAGGTTTACGTCAAGTGGTTGGGATTCGATGACTCACATAATTCGTGGATTTACAAAGACAATGTCATAAgaatatttgctttattataa
- the LOC118646489 gene encoding uncharacterized protein LOC118646489 isoform X4 yields the protein MIDENTLYFYPVLDDGTTIIRRSEINNQEKIVAEPFQQVRTSTTLNKTKTSKRTSKFNFDDEETLILEVQNRPSLWNYSLSLRERNGKLKKQCWEEIAQIFNGKFSTEELKIRFKSLHDTYRKIIHSEHQASGSARQDITKKWSHYASMQYLRDSCLYKTTMSNIGINERIHNPSSANDDEEELESIQTGIGKGFYTLLLKHKDTNEDSTERRKKPRKEETTNAIERIADAICQPNDFLLPSPPMPDEIDSFLSTVGHRLRRMSPRVQLDLMQEIFDITYRALISKNA from the exons ATGATTGatgaaaatactttatatttttatccagTATTAG ATGATGGGACTACAATTATTAGACGCagtgaaattaataatcaggAGAAAATAGTAGCAGAACCATTTCAACAag tacGTACGTCaactacattaaataaaactaaaacaagtaaaagaacatcaaaatttaattttgacgaCGAAGAAACGTTGATACTCGAGGTACAAAACAGACCTTCACTATGGAACTATTCATTATCATTAAGAGAGCGAAACGGAAAACTAAAAAAGCAATGTTGGGAGGAAATTGCTCAAATTTTTAACG gaAAATTTAGTacagaagaattaaaaatcagaTTTAAATCACTTCACGAcacatatagaaaaattattcactcGGAACATCAGGCAAGTGGATCTGCTCGACAAGACATAACGAAAAAGTGGTCTCATTATGCATCCATGCAATACCTTCGTGATTCCTGCTTGTATAAAAC GACTATGTCTAACATTGGAATTAATGAAAGGATACATAATCCATCAAGTGCAAATGATGACGAAGAAGAATTAGAAAGTATTCAAACAGGTATTGGAAAAGGTTTTTATACActgttattaaaacataagGACACCAATGAAG acTCAaccgaaagaagaaaaaaaccgAGAAAAGAGGAAACTACAAATGCAATCGAAAGAATTGCCGATGCTATTTGCCAACCTAATGATTTTCTTTTACCTTCACCCCCTATGCCGGATGAAATAGATTCTTTTTTGTCTACTGTAGGACATCGTTTAAGACGAATGTCGCCTCGAGTACAATTAGATTTAATGCAAGAGATATTTGACATTACATATAGAgcattaataagtaaaaatgcgtaa
- the LOC118646489 gene encoding uncharacterized protein LOC118646489 isoform X2 codes for MEDDFRIVHTCGICEEICEVENFKSHSCLEGYNNYMIDENTLYFYPVLDDGTTIIRRSEINNQEKIVAEPFQQVRTSTTLNKTKTSKRTSKFNFDDEETLILEVQNRPSLWNYSLSLRERNGKLKKQCWEEIAQIFNGKFSTEELKIRFKSLHDTYRKIIHSEHQASGSARQDITKKWSHYASMQYLRDSCLYKTTMSNIGINERIHNPSSANDDEEELESIQTGIGKDSTERRKKPRKEETTNAIERIADAICQPNDFLLPSPPMPDEIDSFLSTVGHRLRRMSPRVQLDLMQEIFDITYRALISKNA; via the exons aTGGAAGat gacTTTAGAATTGTACACACTTGCGGAATATGCGAGGAAATATGTGAAGTCGAAAACTTTAAAAGTCATTCCTGCTTGGAAGGATACAATAATTACATGATTGatgaaaatactttatatttttatccagTATTAG ATGATGGGACTACAATTATTAGACGCagtgaaattaataatcaggAGAAAATAGTAGCAGAACCATTTCAACAag tacGTACGTCaactacattaaataaaactaaaacaagtaaaagaacatcaaaatttaattttgacgaCGAAGAAACGTTGATACTCGAGGTACAAAACAGACCTTCACTATGGAACTATTCATTATCATTAAGAGAGCGAAACGGAAAACTAAAAAAGCAATGTTGGGAGGAAATTGCTCAAATTTTTAACG gaAAATTTAGTacagaagaattaaaaatcagaTTTAAATCACTTCACGAcacatatagaaaaattattcactcGGAACATCAGGCAAGTGGATCTGCTCGACAAGACATAACGAAAAAGTGGTCTCATTATGCATCCATGCAATACCTTCGTGATTCCTGCTTGTATAAAAC GACTATGTCTAACATTGGAATTAATGAAAGGATACATAATCCATCAAGTGCAAATGATGACGAAGAAGAATTAGAAAGTATTCAAACAGGTATTGGAAAAG acTCAaccgaaagaagaaaaaaaccgAGAAAAGAGGAAACTACAAATGCAATCGAAAGAATTGCCGATGCTATTTGCCAACCTAATGATTTTCTTTTACCTTCACCCCCTATGCCGGATGAAATAGATTCTTTTTTGTCTACTGTAGGACATCGTTTAAGACGAATGTCGCCTCGAGTACAATTAGATTTAATGCAAGAGATATTTGACATTACATATAGAgcattaataagtaaaaatgcgtaa
- the LOC118646489 gene encoding uncharacterized protein LOC118646489 isoform X1, which yields MEDDFRIVHTCGICEEICEVENFKSHSCLEGYNNYMIDENTLYFYPVLDDGTTIIRRSEINNQEKIVAEPFQQVRTSTTLNKTKTSKRTSKFNFDDEETLILEVQNRPSLWNYSLSLRERNGKLKKQCWEEIAQIFNGKFSTEELKIRFKSLHDTYRKIIHSEHQASGSARQDITKKWSHYASMQYLRDSCLYKTTMSNIGINERIHNPSSANDDEEELESIQTGIGKGFYTLLLKHKDTNEDSTERRKKPRKEETTNAIERIADAICQPNDFLLPSPPMPDEIDSFLSTVGHRLRRMSPRVQLDLMQEIFDITYRALISKNA from the exons aTGGAAGat gacTTTAGAATTGTACACACTTGCGGAATATGCGAGGAAATATGTGAAGTCGAAAACTTTAAAAGTCATTCCTGCTTGGAAGGATACAATAATTACATGATTGatgaaaatactttatatttttatccagTATTAG ATGATGGGACTACAATTATTAGACGCagtgaaattaataatcaggAGAAAATAGTAGCAGAACCATTTCAACAag tacGTACGTCaactacattaaataaaactaaaacaagtaaaagaacatcaaaatttaattttgacgaCGAAGAAACGTTGATACTCGAGGTACAAAACAGACCTTCACTATGGAACTATTCATTATCATTAAGAGAGCGAAACGGAAAACTAAAAAAGCAATGTTGGGAGGAAATTGCTCAAATTTTTAACG gaAAATTTAGTacagaagaattaaaaatcagaTTTAAATCACTTCACGAcacatatagaaaaattattcactcGGAACATCAGGCAAGTGGATCTGCTCGACAAGACATAACGAAAAAGTGGTCTCATTATGCATCCATGCAATACCTTCGTGATTCCTGCTTGTATAAAAC GACTATGTCTAACATTGGAATTAATGAAAGGATACATAATCCATCAAGTGCAAATGATGACGAAGAAGAATTAGAAAGTATTCAAACAGGTATTGGAAAAGGTTTTTATACActgttattaaaacataagGACACCAATGAAG acTCAaccgaaagaagaaaaaaaccgAGAAAAGAGGAAACTACAAATGCAATCGAAAGAATTGCCGATGCTATTTGCCAACCTAATGATTTTCTTTTACCTTCACCCCCTATGCCGGATGAAATAGATTCTTTTTTGTCTACTGTAGGACATCGTTTAAGACGAATGTCGCCTCGAGTACAATTAGATTTAATGCAAGAGATATTTGACATTACATATAGAgcattaataagtaaaaatgcgtaa
- the LOC118647236 gene encoding uncharacterized protein LOC118647236: protein MTDILNIADEPIFDDRIVKIETHTYNPFANTTFEYNDEIRISIQQQDLYTLPHENFLYIEGKLIIKKPVAGSDVTLANNCVAFMFDEIRYELDGVEIDRNRNVGITSTLKNYVTMSAAKSVIARNAGWDPWKPPNGYFNFCVPLNMLLGFCEDYRRVVINARHELILIRARNDNNCLMGSSELEPKIELLKVQWRMPHVLLNEINKLSMLRALESGRYLSMAFRSWDLY from the coding sequence ATGacggatattttaaatatcgcgGACGAGCCGATCTTTGACGATCGCATCGTCAAGATCGAGACTCACACGTACAATCCGTTTGCCAACACGACATTCGAATACAACGATGAGATAAGAATTTCTATACAACAACAGGATCTTTACACGTTACCGCACGAAAATTTTCTATACATTGAAggaaaacttataataaagaaaccaGTTGCGGGATCTGATGTGACATTGGCAAATAATTGCGTCGCGTTCATGTTCGATGAGATTCGATACGAGCTCGACGGTGTGGAGATTGATCGAAACAGAAACGTCGGAATAACCAGCACCCTCAAGAACTATGTAACTATGTCAGCTGCCAAAAGTGTAATCGCGAGGAACGCCGGCTGGGATCCGTGGAAACCTCCGAAcggatactttaatttttgcgtacCGCTCAACATGCTGTTGGGATTTTGTGAAGATTACAGACGCGTGGTGATCAACGCTCGCCATGAGCTGATTttaatacgcgcgcgtaacgATAACAATTGTCTGATGGGAAGTTCAGAATTGGAGCCGAAGATTGAATTACTCAAAGTTCAGTGGCGAATGCCGCACGTGTTACTcaacgaaataaataaactgtcGATGCTGCGTGCTCTGGAAAGCGGGCGATACCTCAGCATGGCATTTCGCTCCTGGGATCTGTACTAG
- the LOC118646489 gene encoding uncharacterized protein LOC118646489 isoform X3 — protein MEDDFRIVHTCGICEEICEVENFKSHSCLEGYNNYMIDENTLYFYPVLDDGTTIIRRSEINNQEKIVAEPFQQVRTSTTLNKTKTSKRTSKFNFDDEETLILEVQNRPSLWNYSLSLRERNGKLKKQCWEEIAQIFNGKFSTEELKIRFKSLHDTYRKIIHSEHQASGSARQDITKKWSHYASMQYLRDSCLYKTTMSNIGINERIHNPSSANDDEEELESIQTDSTERRKKPRKEETTNAIERIADAICQPNDFLLPSPPMPDEIDSFLSTVGHRLRRMSPRVQLDLMQEIFDITYRALISKNA, from the exons aTGGAAGat gacTTTAGAATTGTACACACTTGCGGAATATGCGAGGAAATATGTGAAGTCGAAAACTTTAAAAGTCATTCCTGCTTGGAAGGATACAATAATTACATGATTGatgaaaatactttatatttttatccagTATTAG ATGATGGGACTACAATTATTAGACGCagtgaaattaataatcaggAGAAAATAGTAGCAGAACCATTTCAACAag tacGTACGTCaactacattaaataaaactaaaacaagtaaaagaacatcaaaatttaattttgacgaCGAAGAAACGTTGATACTCGAGGTACAAAACAGACCTTCACTATGGAACTATTCATTATCATTAAGAGAGCGAAACGGAAAACTAAAAAAGCAATGTTGGGAGGAAATTGCTCAAATTTTTAACG gaAAATTTAGTacagaagaattaaaaatcagaTTTAAATCACTTCACGAcacatatagaaaaattattcactcGGAACATCAGGCAAGTGGATCTGCTCGACAAGACATAACGAAAAAGTGGTCTCATTATGCATCCATGCAATACCTTCGTGATTCCTGCTTGTATAAAAC GACTATGTCTAACATTGGAATTAATGAAAGGATACATAATCCATCAAGTGCAAATGATGACGAAGAAGAATTAGAAAGTATTCAAACAG acTCAaccgaaagaagaaaaaaaccgAGAAAAGAGGAAACTACAAATGCAATCGAAAGAATTGCCGATGCTATTTGCCAACCTAATGATTTTCTTTTACCTTCACCCCCTATGCCGGATGAAATAGATTCTTTTTTGTCTACTGTAGGACATCGTTTAAGACGAATGTCGCCTCGAGTACAATTAGATTTAATGCAAGAGATATTTGACATTACATATAGAgcattaataagtaaaaatgcgtaa